In one Silene latifolia isolate original U9 population chromosome 10, ASM4854445v1, whole genome shotgun sequence genomic region, the following are encoded:
- the LOC141608964 gene encoding uncharacterized protein LOC141608964, translated as MDDHKHKSAMDEASISIDEQSITLPQASEQNPPLSISQENPITIISQENSTTTDANGFRFQLKPAIRLKLAIEALCDPDFNPTGTGRVDVDVRGFGLTVGNPSTVHAHLWLKASTLVNFQCSNPVVGEMVNLRLISQNLDVQEKDSLTVLHTHGSTQITFNFGEAPTRLFVAELLEKTDEIPVFPFVTIFCEAAIPSNDVDLLINQLFQDERPQIVSVDITAQKVTIVVGRDRLRLDYDYNEMGFDGTRGMDEAGEQRHRAWFFWKHPEMLQKAARLYYAFLLAFATTPPDTVMLRFTLQELGDLIFLTEAFRITPNLDSHLPNLGNNPAASLWK; from the exons ATGGATGATCATAAACATAAATCCGCCATGGATGAAGCTTCAATCTCCATTGATGAACAATCCATCACTCTTCCTCAAGCTTCCGAACAAAACCCACCTCTCTCCATTTCTCAAGAAAACCCCATTACCATCATTTCTCAAGAAAACTCGACCACAACCGACGCCAATGGCTTCCGTTTCCAACTAAAACCCGCCATTAGACTGAAGCTTGCAATCGAGGCTTTGTGCGACCCTGATTTCAACCCCACAGGAACAGGGAGAGTCGACGTTGATGTCAGAGGCTTCGGTCTCACAGTCGGAAACCCGTCTACCGTTCATGCTCATCTTTGGTTGAAGGCTTCAACATTGGTGAATTTCCAATGCAGTAACCCCGTCGTTGGAGAAATGGTGAATCTCAGACTAATTTCCCAGAATTTGGATGTTCAAGAGAAGGATTCTTTAACTGTCCTTCATACTCATGGGTCTACTCAGATTACCTTCAATTTTG GAGAAGCACCGACAAGATTGTTCGTTGCTGAACTCCTGGAAAAAACAGATGAAATACCAGTGTTTCCATTTGTCACCATCTTCTGTGAGGCTGCTATACCGTCCAATGACGTGGATTTGCTGATTAATCAACTGTTTCAGGATGAAAGACCTCAAATAG TTTCAGTCGATATAACGGCACAGAAAGTAACGATTGTTGTGGGAAGGGACAGGTTGAGACTGGATTACGACTATAACGAGATG GGTTTTGACGGAACAAGGGGAATGGATGAAGCAGGAGAGCAGAGGCACCGTGCATGGTTCTTCTGGAAACACCCAGAAATGTTGCAGAAAGCAGCGCGTCTCTACTATGCCTTCTTGTTGGCCTTTGCGACTACCCCACCTGACACTGTCATGCTTCGCTTCACTCTCCAAGAACTTGGCGATCTCATATTTCTCACAGAAGCGTTTAGAATTACGCCCAACCTTGATTCTCATCTACCAAACCTCGGAAACAACCCTGCTGCATCGCTGTGGAAATAG
- the LOC141607514 gene encoding uncharacterized protein LOC141607514: MEHLFRDCHVSRRLWASSELGICTDHASFLHIDTWIIDWILYLENVECREEQQIRFLATIWCIWSTRNQKLFQGVDFHPMMFFNHWSQIVSTGIQAIVVMEKGSCNVEGNSTPLERDNVSWVRNSNPICVVGRIGDCGYVRVMVDAGWKGLDKAGVGWIAMSENGEIFNSTERKIKAESALQAEGLGVLLVLLWARERGLRHLEISSDCLSLVFQLACLERTHHLLKALLEDICDCFSSFHCLAFSYVPRRFNHVAHSFACKAMDS; this comes from the coding sequence ATGGAGCACTTATTTAGGGACTGTCATGTGTCCCGAAGATTGTGGGCTTCTTCTGAGCTTGGCATTTGTACGGACCATGCCTCGTTTTTGCACATTGATACTTGGATTATTGATTGGATTTTATATTTGGAAAATGTCGAGTGTAGGGAGGAGCAACAAATCCGATTTTTAGCCACAATTTGGTGCATTTGGAGTACTCGTAATCAAAAACTCTTTCAAGGAGTAGACTTTCATCCTATGATGTTCTTTAACCATTGGTCGCAAATTGTTAGCACTGGAATACAAGCCATTGTTGTGATGGAAAAAGGTTCATGCAACGTAGAGGGGAATTCTACACCCTTAGAGAGGGATAATGTCTCTTGGGTGCGTAATAGTAACCCAATTTGTGTTGTGGGAAGGATTGGTGATTGTGGTTATGTGCGAGTGATGGTTGATGCCGGTTGGAAAGGATTGGACAAGGCGGGAGTTGGGTGGATTGCTATGTCTGAAAATGGAGAAATTTTTAATAGCACGGAAAGAAAAATAAAGGCGGAATCAGCTTTGCAGGCTGAAGGTCTTGGTGTGCTTTTGGTGCTTCTATGGGCTCGGGAAAGGGGCTTACGACATTTGGAGATTTCTTCAGACTGTTTATCACTGGTTTTTCAGCTTGCATGTTTGGAGCGAACACACCATCTTCTAAAGGCACTTTTGGAGGATATTTGTGAttgcttttcttcttttcattgTTTAGCTTTTAGTTATGTTCCTAGGCGTTTCAATCATGTTGCCCATAGCTTTGCTTGTAAAGCTATGGATAGTTAG